In Salinigranum marinum, one DNA window encodes the following:
- a CDS encoding Rieske (2Fe-2S) protein, which translates to MTRTRLAAVDDVPEDGSVLFTVRERDGTEEEVILVRCADGEGDAVAAWRNFCQHETDQRLDRGFGAAVRDGEVVCPKHGSMFDTCTGYCDNGKAAESYLSAVDVAVDDGDVYLTDAAVTFAHEGGVDDGDDEPSSTSHLTF; encoded by the coding sequence ATGACGCGAACGCGACTCGCGGCGGTCGACGACGTGCCCGAAGACGGCTCGGTGCTGTTCACCGTTCGGGAGCGGGACGGCACCGAAGAGGAGGTGATCCTCGTCCGGTGTGCCGACGGCGAGGGCGACGCGGTGGCGGCGTGGCGGAACTTCTGCCAGCACGAGACCGACCAGCGCCTCGACCGGGGGTTCGGTGCCGCGGTCCGCGACGGGGAGGTCGTCTGCCCGAAACACGGCTCGATGTTCGACACCTGCACGGGCTACTGTGACAACGGAAAGGCCGCGGAGTCGTACCTCTCGGCGGTCGACGTGGCGGTCGACGACGGCGACGTCTACCTCACCGACGCGGCCGTCACGTTCGCCCACGAGGGCGGGGTCGACGACGGCGACGACGAGCCGAGTTCGACGTCACACCTGACGTTCTGA
- a CDS encoding universal stress protein has protein sequence MGSYGDILIPTDGSESAERAAQHGLVLAAAYDATVHALTVVDERDYDGATLDTETAFDDGRTDASQDARRAVDAVADLAEDGAAVTHVEVGVPSEAILAYVADAGVDLVVMGTHGRTGVGRFVIGSVAEKVVRRADVPVVTVRAAETAPRWPPIDRILVPTDGSDESFSALPHALDIADRFDATVDAFSVVDERAKSTFYNVGTALEDLVGGLQTTAEAATGRIEREATARGVDVSTTIVEGLPSRAICDHADESGADLVVMASHGRTGLAHYLLGSVAERVVRNSVVPVLTAPVEDV, from the coding sequence ATGGGTTCGTACGGTGACATTTTGATCCCGACCGACGGAAGCGAGTCGGCCGAGCGGGCCGCACAGCACGGCCTGGTACTGGCGGCAGCGTACGACGCCACGGTCCACGCGCTCACCGTCGTCGACGAGCGTGACTACGACGGGGCCACGCTCGACACGGAGACGGCGTTCGACGACGGACGGACGGACGCCTCCCAGGACGCGCGGCGGGCGGTCGACGCGGTCGCCGATCTCGCCGAAGACGGCGCGGCCGTCACGCACGTCGAGGTCGGCGTCCCGTCGGAGGCGATCCTCGCGTACGTCGCCGACGCCGGCGTCGACCTCGTCGTGATGGGGACGCACGGGCGAACCGGCGTCGGTCGGTTCGTCATCGGGAGCGTCGCCGAGAAGGTGGTCAGGCGCGCCGACGTTCCCGTGGTGACGGTCCGCGCCGCCGAGACCGCCCCGCGGTGGCCGCCGATCGACCGTATCCTCGTGCCGACCGACGGGAGCGACGAATCGTTCTCGGCGCTGCCGCACGCGCTCGACATCGCCGACCGGTTCGACGCCACGGTTGACGCCTTCTCGGTCGTCGACGAGCGGGCGAAGTCGACGTTCTACAACGTCGGAACGGCGCTGGAGGACCTGGTCGGCGGGCTGCAGACGACGGCCGAGGCCGCCACCGGGCGGATCGAGCGCGAGGCCACAGCGCGCGGGGTCGACGTGTCGACGACCATCGTTGAGGGGCTGCCGTCCCGGGCGATCTGCGACCACGCGGACGAGTCGGGGGCCGACCTCGTCGTCATGGCCTCTCACGGGCGAACCGGACTCGCCCACTACCTCCTCGGGAGCGTCGCCGAACGCGTCGTGCGGAACTCCGTCGTCCCGGTGCTCACCGCGCCCGTCGAGGACGTCTGA
- a CDS encoding 5-formyltetrahydrofolate cyclo-ligase encodes MDKQELRARIWDQIEESGEARFPYPPHGRIPNFNGAGRAAERLTANETWQDADVIKSNPDSPQLPVRRAALREGKTIYMAVPRLRDEKCFFRLDPDEIEDINHATTIGGSSEVGVQVGPDEMEPIDLIVSGSVAVNDEGARVGKGEGYSDLEFVILRAFGLVDDETTTVTTVHEIQVVNEEIPTTPQDVPMDRLFTPERSIRADASGSKPTEIEWGILSEERLDEIPALRRLERTYSDS; translated from the coding sequence ATGGACAAGCAGGAATTACGAGCGCGGATCTGGGATCAGATAGAGGAAAGCGGGGAAGCCCGTTTTCCATATCCGCCCCACGGGAGAATTCCCAATTTCAACGGTGCGGGCCGGGCGGCGGAGCGGTTGACGGCGAACGAGACGTGGCAGGACGCGGATGTAATCAAGTCCAATCCCGACTCTCCGCAGCTTCCCGTTCGGCGGGCCGCACTGCGAGAGGGAAAGACGATTTACATGGCTGTTCCTCGACTGCGAGACGAGAAGTGCTTCTTTCGGCTAGATCCGGACGAGATTGAGGATATCAATCACGCGACGACGATTGGCGGTTCTTCGGAGGTCGGTGTGCAGGTCGGTCCCGACGAGATGGAACCGATCGATCTGATCGTCTCGGGGAGCGTCGCCGTGAACGACGAAGGTGCGCGAGTCGGGAAAGGCGAAGGATACAGCGACCTTGAGTTCGTCATCCTGCGTGCGTTCGGACTGGTGGACGACGAGACAACTACCGTCACGACGGTTCACGAGATACAGGTCGTCAACGAAGAGATTCCGACGACACCACAAGACGTTCCAATGGACCGGCTATTCACTCCAGAGCGGTCGATTCGAGCGGACGCCTCAGGTAGTAAACCGACGGAGATCGAATGGGGCATTCTTAGCGAGGAACGACTCGACGAGATTCCGGCTCTACGGCGACTCGAACGGACGTACTCGGATTCGTAA
- a CDS encoding inorganic phosphate transporter, whose translation MIDLLLVAGVLVAMFVAYNIGGSTTGPAFGPAVGADAISKPVAAALMGVFFFIGAWTLGRNVVTKLGTELVVDPGVFTLESSIAVLFFIGIALLVGNLFGVPASTSMTAVGAIAGLALAGGVLDFAVMGQIVVWWVVSPIIGFWVSLIIGRYFYARLNGLIAIERSTGPLFELDRSGVVPVPRVHRTTNRRELAGTFTVVAIGCLMAFSSGTSNIANAVAPLVGSGELAMNPAIIFGGIAVAIGSFTIARRTLETMGSDITELPLTAAIVVASVSSTLVVFLSALGIPASFVIIATMSIVGLGWGRATRPMTGREIVSGDGGTPVTVDALAADEEGETLPPIGAEDTKDIPSPGALFNPVTTARVVLMQNVVPAIATAGAYLTFRFVPIFGF comes from the coding sequence ATGATCGACCTCCTGCTCGTCGCTGGCGTCCTCGTCGCGATGTTCGTCGCCTACAACATCGGAGGGTCGACCACGGGACCGGCGTTCGGGCCGGCCGTCGGTGCCGACGCTATCTCCAAGCCCGTAGCCGCGGCGTTGATGGGTGTGTTCTTTTTCATCGGTGCCTGGACGCTAGGTCGGAACGTCGTAACGAAGCTCGGCACCGAACTGGTCGTCGACCCCGGTGTCTTCACGCTCGAATCCTCCATCGCGGTGCTGTTTTTTATCGGGATCGCACTGCTGGTCGGGAACCTCTTCGGCGTACCGGCCTCGACTTCGATGACCGCTGTGGGGGCAATCGCCGGCCTCGCGTTGGCCGGTGGCGTGCTGGATTTCGCCGTGATGGGACAGATCGTCGTTTGGTGGGTCGTCTCGCCCATCATCGGCTTCTGGGTCTCGCTGATCATCGGCCGGTACTTCTACGCGCGGCTGAACGGATTGATCGCGATAGAGCGCAGTACGGGGCCTCTGTTCGAGCTCGACCGGTCCGGTGTCGTCCCCGTTCCACGGGTCCACCGGACGACCAACCGCCGGGAGCTGGCCGGGACGTTTACCGTCGTCGCGATCGGCTGTCTGATGGCCTTCTCCTCGGGCACCTCGAACATCGCCAACGCCGTCGCACCGCTGGTCGGCAGCGGCGAACTGGCGATGAATCCCGCGATCATCTTCGGTGGGATCGCCGTCGCCATCGGCTCGTTCACCATCGCTCGACGAACTCTGGAGACGATGGGCAGTGATATCACGGAACTACCCCTCACTGCGGCCATCGTCGTCGCGTCGGTCTCCTCGACGCTGGTCGTCTTCCTCTCGGCGCTCGGCATCCCCGCGAGTTTCGTCATCATCGCGACCATGTCCATCGTCGGGCTGGGTTGGGGTCGAGCGACTCGACCGATGACCGGCCGCGAAATAGTCTCTGGCGATGGTGGGACCCCGGTCACGGTCGACGCGCTGGCGGCCGACGAGGAGGGCGAGACGCTCCCCCCTATCGGCGCCGAAGATACCAAGGACATCCCCAGCCCGGGGGCGTTGTTCAACCCCGTAACGACCGCCCGGGTCGTCCTGATGCAGAACGTCGTGCCGGCCATCGCGACGGCCGGTGCCTATCTCACGTTCCGGTTCGTCCCGATATTCGGGTTCTGA
- a CDS encoding TIGR00341 family protein, with amino-acid sequence MRLVQVTVPAGKREAVTSTLDDDGVDYVLTDETSGREYTAVVSFPLPTAAVESVLDDLREAGLERDSFTVVVNAETVVSRRFEELQAEYEETAENGDRISRDELTARAREMAPSLVTFVVMTLISTVVATAGVLVDSPAVVVGSMVIAPLIGPAMATSVGTVVDDEELFDRGVRLQVLGGVLAVAGAAVFAFAVRWSGIVPLTATEVFAIGEVRERLSPDVLSLAVALGAGVAGALSLSTGVSSALVGVMIAAALVPPTAVVGIGIAWGRPTAVVGSAVLVLVNFLAINLVALAVLWHQGYRPERWFKLDEARTATLKRIAVLAVGLVVLSAFLAGVTYSTYRTATFEEDARAAVAAELEATDTELELLSMTVEYEDFPFRRPTRVVVTVGHPIDTEPPPLADRLGGRVRAVARQPPPPQLPVETNGDVAVDVRYVPVDGSPGE; translated from the coding sequence GTGCGACTCGTCCAGGTCACGGTCCCCGCGGGCAAGCGCGAGGCGGTCACGTCGACGCTCGACGACGACGGGGTTGACTACGTCCTCACCGACGAGACGAGCGGCCGGGAGTACACCGCGGTCGTCTCGTTTCCCCTGCCGACGGCGGCGGTCGAGTCGGTCCTCGACGACCTGCGCGAGGCGGGGTTGGAACGCGACTCGTTTACGGTCGTGGTCAACGCCGAGACGGTCGTCTCCCGCCGGTTCGAGGAACTCCAGGCGGAGTACGAGGAGACGGCCGAGAACGGCGACCGCATCTCGCGGGACGAACTCACTGCGCGCGCGAGAGAGATGGCCCCGTCGCTGGTGACGTTCGTCGTGATGACGCTCATCAGCACCGTCGTCGCCACCGCGGGGGTACTCGTCGACTCGCCGGCGGTCGTCGTCGGCTCGATGGTCATCGCGCCGCTCATCGGCCCCGCGATGGCGACCAGCGTCGGCACCGTCGTCGACGACGAGGAACTGTTCGACCGTGGTGTCCGGCTCCAGGTGCTCGGCGGTGTCCTCGCGGTCGCTGGTGCGGCCGTCTTCGCGTTCGCCGTTCGGTGGAGCGGGATCGTCCCGTTGACCGCGACCGAGGTGTTCGCGATCGGCGAGGTCCGCGAGCGACTCTCGCCGGACGTCCTCTCGCTGGCCGTGGCGCTCGGTGCCGGCGTCGCGGGCGCGCTCTCGCTCTCGACGGGGGTCTCATCGGCACTCGTCGGCGTCATGATCGCCGCGGCGCTCGTTCCCCCCACTGCGGTCGTCGGCATCGGCATCGCGTGGGGGCGGCCGACTGCCGTCGTGGGTTCCGCCGTGTTGGTGCTGGTGAACTTCCTCGCGATCAACCTCGTCGCCCTCGCCGTCCTCTGGCACCAGGGCTACCGGCCCGAGCGGTGGTTCAAGCTCGACGAGGCGCGGACGGCGACGCTGAAGCGGATCGCCGTTCTCGCGGTCGGACTCGTGGTGCTCTCGGCGTTCCTCGCCGGCGTCACGTACTCGACGTACCGGACGGCGACGTTCGAGGAGGACGCCCGCGCCGCCGTCGCCGCCGAACTCGAGGCGACCGACACGGAGCTGGAACTCCTCTCGATGACCGTCGAGTACGAGGACTTCCCGTTCCGGCGACCGACGCGCGTCGTCGTCACCGTGGGCCATCCGATCGACACCGAGCCGCCGCCCCTGGCCGACCGACTCGGCGGCCGCGTTCGAGCCGTGGCGCGCCAGCCACCGCCGCCGCAACTCCCGGTCGAGACGAACGGCGACGTCGCGGTCGACGTTCGGTACGTCCCGGTCGACGGCTCGCCGGGCGAGTGA
- a CDS encoding SIMPL domain-containing protein, with translation MRTRSLAVALGLLVLLAGCLGPLQTASTTTDTTETTDGTTISATGTGSVTADADLAVVSVAVVATADSADAARGQIATDSQRMRTALRDAGVPDDAVSTASFSVFPDYRNGDDPAERGFRAVHSFRIETDPARAGEIVDVVVANGASEVQGVVFTLTDETRASLRSQAIERAVTAARADADAMAGSVDRSITGVETMSTTGGFAPVERLAAESAADGARTTFKPGPVSVSVTVDVTYRAA, from the coding sequence ATGCGAACACGATCCCTCGCCGTGGCGCTCGGCCTGCTCGTCCTGCTCGCCGGCTGTCTCGGCCCGCTCCAGACCGCATCGACCACGACGGACACGACCGAGACGACCGACGGCACGACCATCTCCGCGACCGGCACTGGCTCCGTGACCGCCGACGCCGACCTCGCGGTCGTCTCTGTCGCGGTCGTCGCGACGGCCGACTCCGCCGACGCCGCCCGCGGCCAGATCGCCACGGACAGCCAGCGCATGCGCACTGCCCTCCGCGACGCCGGTGTCCCCGACGATGCGGTCTCGACGGCGTCCTTTTCGGTGTTCCCCGACTATCGCAACGGCGACGATCCCGCCGAACGCGGCTTCCGCGCGGTCCACTCGTTCCGCATCGAGACCGACCCCGCGCGCGCCGGCGAGATCGTCGACGTCGTGGTCGCAAACGGCGCGAGCGAGGTCCAGGGCGTCGTCTTCACGCTCACCGACGAGACCCGTGCGTCGCTCCGCAGTCAGGCCATCGAACGCGCCGTGACGGCCGCCCGCGCGGACGCCGACGCGATGGCCGGGTCGGTCGACCGCTCGATCACGGGCGTGGAGACGATGTCGACGACGGGTGGGTTCGCCCCCGTCGAACGGCTCGCCGCGGAGTCGGCCGCCGACGGTGCCCGGACGACGTTCAAGCCCGGTCCGGTCTCCGTCTCGGTGACGGTCGACGTCACCTACCGCGCCGCCTGA
- a CDS encoding NOG1 family protein, with the protein MIFETLPTTPRAEELLDKAFSRAARSGRSKSGLEAQESMLVTASNIVSDNLENVVTTWPDFDTVDPFYRELADAVLRQSTLARESPEGETLGVDAIRGSLSEVTWASRQIREIRSEYQTKLRNADLETARKHRKQAFARIADILDEIEGDLLRIGAARDALKNLPDIRPDEPAIVVAGYPNVGKSSFVNSVTRASNEIASYPFTTKGVQIGHFERDRIRYQIIDTPGLLDRPDGERNDIERQAVSALEHLADAVVFLVDPSGDCGYPLDSQLELRDAVRDRFATRGVPVLTVCNKIDRSREVEADAYMSVTEGEGVEELLDLAVDAVDYEPDVPPSRLDG; encoded by the coding sequence ATGATATTCGAGACCCTCCCGACGACACCGCGCGCGGAGGAGCTCCTGGACAAGGCGTTCTCGCGGGCGGCCCGCTCCGGGCGATCGAAATCGGGGCTGGAGGCACAGGAGTCGATGCTCGTCACGGCGTCGAACATCGTCTCCGACAACCTCGAGAACGTGGTGACGACGTGGCCCGACTTCGACACTGTCGACCCCTTCTACCGGGAACTGGCCGACGCAGTGCTCCGGCAGTCAACGCTGGCGCGCGAGAGCCCCGAGGGCGAGACGCTCGGCGTCGACGCGATCAGAGGGAGCCTCTCCGAGGTGACGTGGGCGTCCCGACAGATCCGCGAGATCCGCTCGGAGTACCAGACGAAGCTCCGCAACGCCGACCTGGAGACGGCGCGCAAGCACAGGAAACAGGCGTTCGCCCGCATCGCCGACATCCTCGACGAAATCGAGGGCGACCTGCTCCGAATCGGCGCGGCCCGCGACGCGCTGAAGAACCTCCCCGACATCCGCCCCGACGAGCCGGCGATCGTCGTCGCGGGCTACCCGAACGTCGGCAAGTCGTCGTTCGTCAACAGCGTGACCCGCGCGTCGAACGAGATCGCGTCGTACCCCTTCACGACGAAGGGCGTCCAGATCGGCCACTTCGAGCGCGACCGCATCCGCTATCAGATCATCGACACGCCTGGACTCCTGGACCGCCCCGACGGCGAGCGGAACGACATCGAACGCCAGGCCGTCTCTGCGCTGGAGCACCTCGCCGACGCCGTGGTCTTTCTCGTCGACCCCAGCGGCGACTGCGGCTACCCACTCGACTCACAGCTCGAACTCCGCGACGCGGTCCGCGACCGCTTCGCCACCCGCGGCGTTCCGGTTCTCACCGTCTGCAACAAGATCGACCGGTCCCGGGAGGTCGAGGCCGACGCGTACATGAGCGTCACCGAGGGCGAGGGCGTTGAGGAACTCCTCGACCTCGCGGTCGACGCGGTCGACTACGAACCCGACGTCCCCCCGTCGCGGCTCGACGGCTGA
- a CDS encoding DUF5518 domain-containing protein, whose amino-acid sequence MTNWRAVAVGFALLVVIGTAGVSVPVVGQLGAGLVAGFAAGYVAGGGPGRGAWHGLVAGSIAGLVVALGVAFLGDAVASGGPLSALVGGFGALVVVSALTLLFAADSAVAGAVGGWLKRRST is encoded by the coding sequence ATGACGAACTGGCGTGCGGTCGCGGTCGGGTTCGCTCTCCTCGTCGTCATCGGCACGGCCGGGGTCTCGGTTCCGGTCGTCGGACAGCTCGGTGCCGGGCTCGTCGCCGGCTTCGCCGCCGGCTACGTCGCCGGTGGCGGTCCCGGACGCGGCGCGTGGCACGGGCTCGTCGCTGGCTCGATCGCGGGGTTGGTCGTCGCACTCGGCGTCGCCTTCCTCGGCGACGCCGTCGCCTCGGGCGGCCCGCTCAGCGCGCTCGTCGGCGGCTTCGGTGCGCTCGTCGTCGTCTCCGCGCTCACGCTCCTCTTCGCCGCCGACAGCGCCGTCGCCGGCGCGGTCGGCGGCTGGCTCAAGCGCCGCTCGACGTAA
- a CDS encoding DUF367 family protein, translated as MPVDLHVRYEGDDDPDKCTARKLARFDLTTLHRSDRETPYGVVLNPHAERALSPADATDTLVALDCSWESAGEKRFSLRGDHRALPYLVAANPVNFGRPLQLTTVEALAAALCLFGERAHAVRILSKFRWGETFLELNDEPLRRYADCADSTEVVAIQQEYLDR; from the coding sequence GTGCCCGTCGACCTGCACGTCCGATACGAGGGTGACGACGACCCCGACAAGTGTACGGCACGGAAACTCGCGCGGTTCGACCTCACGACGCTCCACCGGTCCGACAGGGAGACGCCGTACGGTGTCGTGTTGAACCCTCACGCCGAGCGGGCGCTCTCGCCCGCGGACGCGACCGACACGCTCGTCGCCCTCGACTGCTCGTGGGAGTCGGCGGGCGAAAAACGCTTCTCGCTCCGCGGCGACCACCGCGCCCTCCCGTATCTCGTGGCGGCCAACCCGGTCAACTTCGGGCGGCCGCTCCAGCTGACGACGGTCGAGGCGCTCGCGGCCGCGCTGTGTCTCTTCGGCGAGCGAGCCCACGCAGTACGGATCCTCTCGAAGTTCCGGTGGGGCGAAACGTTCCTCGAACTCAACGACGAGCCCCTGCGGCGGTACGCCGACTGCGCCGACTCGACCGAGGTCGTCGCGATCCAGCAGGAGTACCTGGATCGGTAG
- the serS gene encoding serine--tRNA ligase, with protein MLSRQYLREHPEDVRASLDDRGYDDTDLDRILELDDEWRARKSEGDDLRHERNEVSAKIGRLKQEGKEDEAEAAIERSQELKERIQEVESRADELEAELEARMLELPNVPHGSVPVGADEADNVQVDRWGFDALRALPDEVTPHYDLGEDLDIIDEARGAKTTGAGFYFLKGDGARLEHALIQFMLDVHREQAYVDVFPPVPVKSASMRGTGQLPKFNEDAYRVGGDEFEDYADDDLWLCPTAEVPVTNMYADEILLREDLPLKHQAYTPNFRREAGEHGTETRGIVRVHQFNKVELVNFVEPDESYDRLERLVEEAATVLERLELPYRVLSLCTGDLTFASAKTYDLEVWAPGTDADDGPEMGGRWLEVSSASNFEEFQARRAGIRYRPEHHESAEYLHTLNASGTAVGRVMVAILEYYQNDDGTVTVPEVLRPYMGGQEVIEGHEKVGESALGADD; from the coding sequence ATGTTGAGCAGGCAGTACCTCCGCGAGCACCCCGAGGACGTTCGGGCCTCGCTCGACGACCGCGGGTACGACGACACCGACCTCGACCGGATCCTCGAGCTCGACGACGAGTGGCGCGCGCGCAAGAGCGAGGGCGACGACCTCCGCCACGAGCGCAACGAGGTGTCAGCGAAGATCGGCCGGCTGAAACAGGAAGGGAAAGAGGACGAGGCCGAGGCGGCGATCGAGCGCTCACAGGAGCTGAAAGAACGCATCCAGGAGGTCGAATCGCGGGCCGACGAACTCGAAGCCGAGTTGGAAGCGCGGATGCTCGAACTCCCGAACGTCCCTCACGGGTCGGTTCCGGTCGGTGCGGACGAGGCCGACAACGTCCAAGTCGACCGCTGGGGGTTCGACGCGCTCCGCGCCCTGCCCGACGAGGTGACCCCACACTACGACCTCGGCGAGGACCTGGACATCATCGACGAGGCGCGCGGCGCGAAGACGACCGGCGCGGGCTTTTATTTCCTGAAGGGCGACGGGGCGCGTCTCGAACACGCGCTCATCCAGTTCATGCTCGACGTCCACCGCGAGCAGGCGTACGTCGACGTCTTCCCGCCCGTTCCCGTCAAGAGCGCGTCGATGCGCGGGACGGGTCAACTCCCGAAGTTCAACGAGGACGCGTACCGAGTGGGTGGCGACGAGTTCGAAGACTACGCCGACGACGACCTCTGGCTCTGTCCCACCGCCGAGGTGCCCGTCACGAACATGTACGCCGACGAGATCCTCCTCCGCGAGGACCTCCCCCTCAAGCACCAGGCGTACACGCCGAACTTCCGGCGCGAGGCGGGCGAGCACGGCACCGAGACCCGAGGGATCGTCCGCGTCCACCAGTTCAACAAGGTCGAACTCGTCAACTTCGTCGAGCCCGACGAGTCGTACGACCGGCTCGAACGCCTGGTCGAGGAGGCCGCCACGGTACTCGAACGGCTCGAGCTCCCTTACCGCGTGCTCTCGCTCTGTACCGGCGACCTCACCTTCGCCTCGGCGAAGACGTACGACCTCGAAGTGTGGGCACCCGGCACCGACGCCGACGACGGCCCCGAGATGGGCGGCCGATGGTTGGAGGTGTCGAGCGCCTCGAACTTCGAGGAGTTCCAGGCACGACGCGCCGGGATTCGCTACCGTCCCGAACACCACGAGTCGGCGGAGTACCTCCACACGCTCAACGCCTCGGGGACCGCCGTCGGCCGGGTGATGGTCGCCATCCTCGAATACTACCAGAACGACGACGGCACCGTCACCGTCCCCGAGGTGCTCCGGCCGTACATGGGCGGCCAGGAGGTCATCGAGGGGCACGAGAAGGTCGGCGAGTCGGCGCTCGGTGCGGACGACTGA
- a CDS encoding MBL fold metallo-hydrolase: MAIGDWFEVPGCTDLYYVDVGAYGIPEYGTVYVVDAERPAVVDTGLGRNREYVYDLLDHLEIDPEYVVPTHVHLDHAGGAGYLAERYPDSTVLTPKRGVEHLVDPSRLVAGTKAAVEDQWKYYDEPVPVPEDRIRGIEDGDEIDLGDRTLHVHHAPGHAPHHCFVHDDGDDVVFTADAAGIYVPETGAVRPTSPPAQFHLEKSLADADAIAAVDPEVLCYGHFGSRPYEDGIMDEYKRTLVEWVEAVRQKRSELPDDDAVVDYFMDHTDMVEIWGEEKARAEDRLNTKGVLGYLDYVADE, translated from the coding sequence ATGGCCATCGGCGACTGGTTCGAAGTCCCCGGCTGCACCGACCTCTACTACGTCGACGTCGGCGCGTACGGCATCCCCGAGTACGGGACCGTCTACGTGGTCGACGCCGAGCGGCCGGCCGTCGTAGACACGGGCCTCGGGCGCAACCGCGAGTACGTGTACGACCTCCTCGACCACCTCGAGATCGACCCCGAGTACGTCGTTCCGACGCACGTCCACCTTGACCACGCCGGCGGGGCGGGCTATCTGGCTGAACGCTACCCCGACTCGACCGTCCTGACGCCCAAACGGGGCGTCGAACACCTCGTCGACCCCTCGCGGCTCGTCGCGGGAACGAAGGCGGCCGTTGAGGACCAGTGGAAGTACTACGACGAACCGGTGCCCGTCCCCGAAGATCGGATCCGGGGGATCGAAGACGGCGACGAGATCGACCTCGGGGACCGGACCCTCCACGTCCACCACGCGCCCGGCCACGCGCCGCACCACTGTTTCGTCCACGACGACGGCGACGACGTCGTCTTCACCGCCGACGCGGCGGGCATCTACGTCCCCGAGACCGGGGCGGTCCGGCCGACGTCGCCGCCGGCGCAGTTCCACTTGGAGAAGTCTCTCGCCGACGCCGACGCTATCGCCGCGGTCGACCCCGAGGTCCTCTGTTACGGCCACTTCGGCTCGCGTCCCTACGAGGACGGCATCATGGACGAGTACAAACGGACGCTCGTCGAGTGGGTCGAGGCCGTCCGGCAGAAACGCTCGGAACTCCCGGACGACGACGCCGTCGTCGACTACTTCATGGACCACACCGACATGGTCGAGATCTGGGGCGAGGAGAAGGCGCGGGCGGAGGATCGACTGAACACGAAAGGCGTGCTGGGCTACCTCGACTACGTCGCCGACGAGTGA
- a CDS encoding universal stress protein has product MYKRILIPTDGSIGADRGVETGLDLAGQYDATIHALFVVDERIYGETPGLSDMELRFEQIEDRGEEFLSEIETQADELGLDVRTTVRRGMPYEIITAYADEHDVDLIVMGRHGASAHPVPHIGSCTDRVLRTASVPVLPA; this is encoded by the coding sequence GTGTACAAGAGAATATTAATTCCAACTGATGGGAGTATCGGGGCCGACCGCGGTGTCGAGACCGGACTCGACCTCGCGGGGCAGTACGACGCGACGATCCACGCGCTGTTCGTCGTCGACGAGCGCATCTACGGGGAGACGCCCGGCCTCTCGGACATGGAGCTCCGCTTCGAACAGATCGAAGACCGGGGCGAGGAGTTCCTGTCCGAGATCGAAACCCAGGCCGACGAACTGGGGCTCGACGTCCGGACGACCGTGCGACGTGGGATGCCCTACGAGATCATCACGGCGTACGCCGACGAGCACGACGTCGACCTCATCGTGATGGGTCGCCACGGGGCATCCGCGCATCCGGTGCCCCACATCGGCTCCTGCACCGACCGCGTCCTCCGGACCGCGTCCGTGCCGGTCCTCCCGGCGTAG